A stretch of the Serratia marcescens genome encodes the following:
- a CDS encoding flavodoxin domain-containing protein gives MADLIERILIGYGSESGNARALAMRLGEQSSLQPYRPVVKELNAIQPADVGERDALLIVSSSFGDGEPPANAERFSDALAQWPDRHRLRYAIFGLGDTAYPHFCGFTQALDTRLTQYGARAIINRVDADVNFEPFFVTWLTTLEKVLAGDAQAGRDLHLRVTAYGEDHAFSAPLLERRPLSARTPQAWHLRLNIAGSGIVYRAGDTVYLLPENDEGLLIRLADWLGRPEAADALRRRELRQLSKTTLRELAQLADSEELKGLLKIRQRKALESYLYGADLLDVLHDFCPPQAVTLENLLALLPVCLPRAYSIASATRAESLDLCVRDVHYERGGRIRRGTATGWLLSQPGPFRLFCRANPGFYLPRDATVPVLLIGTGTGIAPLIGLLREMAAQGERRETVLIFGEKRRDEDFLYREELAALNAAGVLTRLITAFSRDAVAKYYVQHAIGDHADAISGLLQRGAHVYLCGNRQYLEHAVATALEQACGAENLWQTLIEQQRLHLELY, from the coding sequence ATGGCCGACCTTATCGAACGCATCCTGATTGGTTACGGTTCGGAGTCGGGCAACGCCCGGGCGCTGGCGATGCGCCTGGGCGAGCAAAGCAGCCTGCAACCCTACCGCCCCGTCGTGAAAGAACTCAACGCCATCCAGCCCGCCGATGTGGGCGAGCGTGACGCCCTGCTGATCGTCTCCAGCTCATTTGGCGACGGCGAACCGCCCGCCAACGCCGAGCGTTTTTCCGACGCGCTGGCGCAATGGCCGGATCGTCACCGGTTGCGCTACGCCATCTTCGGTCTCGGCGACACCGCGTACCCGCATTTCTGCGGCTTCACGCAGGCGCTGGATACACGCCTGACGCAATACGGCGCCCGCGCCATCATCAATCGCGTCGACGCCGACGTTAACTTCGAACCGTTCTTCGTAACCTGGCTGACGACGCTGGAGAAGGTGCTGGCCGGCGATGCCCAGGCCGGCCGCGATTTGCATCTACGCGTGACCGCCTACGGCGAAGACCATGCGTTCAGCGCCCCCCTCCTCGAACGGCGGCCGCTCAGCGCACGCACGCCGCAGGCCTGGCACCTGCGGCTGAATATCGCCGGCAGCGGCATCGTTTACCGGGCGGGGGATACCGTCTATCTGTTGCCGGAAAACGACGAAGGATTATTGATCCGGCTGGCAGACTGGCTCGGCAGACCGGAGGCCGCCGACGCGCTGCGCCGCCGGGAGCTGCGCCAGCTCAGCAAAACGACGCTGCGCGAACTGGCGCAGTTGGCCGACAGCGAAGAGCTCAAAGGCTTGCTTAAGATCCGCCAACGCAAAGCCCTGGAGAGCTATCTGTACGGCGCCGATCTGCTGGACGTACTGCACGATTTTTGCCCGCCGCAGGCGGTCACGCTGGAGAACCTGCTGGCGCTGCTGCCCGTTTGCCTGCCGCGCGCCTACTCCATCGCTTCGGCAACGCGGGCAGAGAGCCTCGATCTGTGCGTGCGCGACGTACATTATGAACGCGGCGGCCGCATCCGGCGCGGCACGGCGACCGGCTGGCTGCTCAGCCAACCCGGCCCTTTCCGCCTCTTCTGCCGCGCCAACCCCGGCTTTTACCTGCCGCGCGATGCCACTGTGCCGGTGCTGCTTATCGGTACCGGTACCGGCATAGCGCCCTTGATAGGCTTGCTGCGCGAAATGGCCGCCCAGGGTGAACGGCGCGAAACCGTGCTGATCTTCGGTGAAAAACGGCGTGATGAAGATTTCCTGTATCGCGAGGAATTGGCTGCACTGAACGCGGCGGGCGTACTCACGCGGCTCATCACCGCCTTCTCGCGCGACGCCGTCGCCAAATACTATGTGCAGCATGCGATCGGCGATCATGCCGATGCCATCAGCGGCCTGCTGCAGCGGGGAGCGCATGTCTACCTGTGCGGCAATCGCCAGTATCTGGAACATGCCGTGGCGACGGCGCTGGAGCAAGCCTGCGGGGCGGAAAACCTGTGGCAGACGCTGATTGAGCAGCAGCGCCTGCATCTGGAACTCTATTGA
- a CDS encoding ABC transporter ATP-binding protein has product MNSVHDILHVDGVSLTGHGEALILDNIHFALRAGEKLAVIGPNGSGKSSLLRALIGETRPDGGVIHWRGRALSAWPAAERAKSIAFLAQNDSPDLRLSVEDYVALGRLPHGERSATGKRIVDEAIGETGLAPLRHHPLGRISGGQRQRAALARALAQSPDLLLLDEPTNHLDPPGRSALLSLVKNKDIAVIAVLHDLPVAEAFADRILVLNESRQVACGTPESVLQTSVILPVFGMNSFKVAHPVSGKTLRIFDVPHCA; this is encoded by the coding sequence ATGAATTCAGTTCACGACATCCTCCACGTTGATGGGGTTAGCCTGACCGGCCACGGTGAGGCATTGATACTCGACAACATCCATTTCGCGCTGCGCGCCGGTGAGAAGCTGGCGGTGATCGGCCCTAACGGCAGCGGCAAGTCCAGCCTGCTGCGTGCCCTGATCGGCGAAACGCGGCCGGACGGCGGCGTCATTCACTGGCGAGGGCGCGCCTTGTCCGCGTGGCCGGCGGCGGAACGTGCCAAAAGCATCGCCTTTCTGGCGCAAAACGATTCGCCGGATTTGCGACTGTCGGTTGAGGACTACGTGGCGTTGGGCCGTTTGCCGCATGGCGAACGCTCTGCGACGGGAAAGCGCATCGTTGACGAGGCCATCGGGGAAACCGGGCTGGCGCCGCTCAGGCACCACCCGTTGGGGCGGATCTCGGGCGGCCAGCGTCAGCGCGCGGCGCTGGCTCGGGCGTTGGCGCAGTCTCCCGATCTGTTGTTGCTGGATGAACCGACCAATCACCTCGATCCGCCCGGGCGCTCGGCGCTGCTGTCGTTAGTGAAAAATAAAGACATCGCCGTGATTGCGGTACTGCATGACCTGCCCGTGGCAGAGGCGTTTGCCGATCGGATCCTGGTGCTCAACGAAAGCCGTCAGGTGGCCTGTGGTACGCCCGAGTCGGTGTTACAGACTTCGGTGATTTTGCCGGTGTTCGGCATGAACAGTTTCAAGGTAGCGCATCCCGTCAGCGGGAAAACGCTGCGCATTTTTGACGTTCCCCATTGCGCTTGA
- a CDS encoding ABC transporter substrate-binding protein: MNARVFILLLLLAARSAAAEHFPVTVESCGVPVTFNQAPQRAVINDINMAEMAFALHLQDRIVGLTGITGWYKLTPDFKAEMGAIPELAPKYPALETLLAAQPDFFFAGWNYGMKIGGDVTPEKLAPFGIKTLVLSESCVQAGGRPQKADMNLLYDDELKLGKIFGKRQEATALVEGWKRRLAALPARPAGQAPLKVFVYDSGEEKPFTSGKYAMPTAIIEAAGGRNVMDGLPASWTTASWEAVAAAEPDFIILLDYQTGSGADALRRFLESHPLMKLTPAVRHHRYLKLQYAELTPGPANIGAVEKLARALYAPEAE, translated from the coding sequence ATGAACGCACGCGTATTCATCCTGCTTCTGCTGCTGGCCGCCAGGTCGGCGGCGGCTGAACATTTTCCCGTCACCGTAGAAAGCTGCGGTGTGCCGGTCACCTTCAACCAGGCGCCGCAGCGCGCCGTCATCAACGACATCAACATGGCCGAGATGGCCTTTGCACTGCATCTGCAGGATCGCATTGTCGGGCTGACCGGCATCACCGGCTGGTACAAACTGACGCCCGACTTCAAGGCCGAGATGGGCGCCATTCCCGAACTGGCGCCGAAATATCCCGCTTTGGAAACGCTGCTGGCGGCACAGCCGGATTTCTTTTTCGCCGGTTGGAATTACGGCATGAAGATCGGCGGCGACGTCACGCCGGAGAAGCTCGCCCCGTTCGGCATCAAGACGCTGGTGCTGAGCGAGAGCTGCGTACAGGCCGGTGGGCGGCCGCAGAAGGCCGATATGAATCTGCTGTATGACGATGAGCTGAAGCTCGGCAAGATTTTCGGCAAGCGGCAAGAGGCCACCGCGCTGGTTGAGGGCTGGAAGCGCCGGTTGGCTGCGCTGCCCGCCAGGCCGGCGGGCCAGGCGCCGCTCAAGGTGTTCGTCTATGACTCGGGGGAGGAGAAGCCTTTCACCAGCGGCAAATACGCTATGCCGACGGCGATCATCGAAGCGGCGGGCGGCCGCAACGTGATGGACGGTTTGCCGGCGAGCTGGACGACGGCGTCCTGGGAGGCGGTAGCGGCGGCCGAGCCCGACTTCATTATTCTGCTGGATTACCAAACCGGCTCGGGTGCCGATGCGCTGCGGCGCTTCCTCGAGTCCCACCCGTTGATGAAATTAACGCCTGCCGTACGGCACCACCGCTATCTGAAACTGCAGTATGCGGAGCTGACGCCGGGGCCGGCCAACATCGGCGCGGTGGAAAAGCTGGCGCGGGCGCTGTACGCGCCGGAGGCTGAATGA
- a CDS encoding PAS domain-containing protein — protein sequence MSQTLDSAQLLAALDKVMVISTTDLQGTITYVNDLFCQLTGFSREELVGQPHSIVRHPSVPKAVYKAMWDTIKAGGIWTGIIPNVGKGGVLYVVDTTVQPLYDAQGNIAAYISIRRVINDLMTDFESVEFAKEQFDNHYDK from the coding sequence ATGAGTCAGACCCTCGATTCCGCCCAGCTGTTAGCCGCGCTCGATAAAGTGATGGTGATCTCCACCACCGATCTGCAGGGCACCATCACCTACGTCAACGATCTGTTTTGCCAGCTGACCGGCTTTTCCCGGGAAGAGCTGGTGGGCCAGCCCCACAGCATCGTGCGCCACCCTTCGGTGCCGAAAGCGGTTTACAAAGCGATGTGGGACACCATCAAGGCGGGCGGCATCTGGACCGGCATCATCCCGAACGTCGGCAAGGGCGGCGTGCTGTACGTGGTCGACACCACGGTGCAGCCGCTGTATGACGCCCAGGGCAATATCGCGGCCTATATCAGCATCCGCCGCGTGATCAACGATCTGATGACCGACTTCGAATCGGTAGAATTCGCCAAAGAACAGTTCGACAACCACTACGACAAGTAA
- a CDS encoding DMT family transporter translates to MRLPSLWANAGLATLFVLLWSSGAIFSRWGLEHASAFAFLFFRCAIALAVLLAIGLWQRQCLPAPGTRRRVALIGVLMIGSYQICYLLALEQGITPGVLATLLGVQPILTQFITERRCTGLRALGLALAMVGLTLVVYQSLMVAHFSLSGMLFAFIALGCMTAGTLLQKGMTQPPLAVLPLQYAVGLLMCTLALPFEPLRVEWRPAFVLPLLWMAVVISVLATFLLYRLIQRGNLVQVTSLFYLIPAVTALLDYLLLGHALAALSLLGMAGIVLGVMLVFRRV, encoded by the coding sequence ATGCGATTACCTTCTCTCTGGGCCAATGCCGGCCTGGCTACGCTGTTCGTCCTGCTTTGGAGCAGCGGCGCGATCTTCTCCCGTTGGGGGTTGGAGCACGCCTCCGCCTTCGCTTTTCTGTTCTTCCGCTGCGCCATCGCGCTGGCGGTGCTGTTGGCCATCGGCCTGTGGCAGCGCCAGTGCCTGCCCGCTCCCGGCACCCGCCGGCGCGTCGCGCTGATTGGCGTGTTAATGATCGGCAGCTATCAAATCTGCTATCTGCTGGCGCTGGAACAGGGTATTACGCCCGGCGTGCTGGCGACGTTGCTCGGCGTACAGCCGATCCTCACCCAGTTCATCACCGAACGGCGCTGCACCGGGCTGCGGGCGCTCGGCCTGGCGCTGGCAATGGTCGGGCTGACGCTGGTGGTGTACCAAAGCCTGATGGTGGCCCACTTCTCGCTGAGCGGCATGCTGTTCGCCTTTATCGCGCTGGGCTGCATGACCGCCGGCACCCTGCTGCAAAAAGGCATGACGCAGCCGCCGCTGGCGGTCTTGCCGCTGCAGTATGCCGTCGGGTTGCTGATGTGTACGCTGGCGCTGCCGTTTGAGCCGCTGCGGGTCGAATGGCGGCCGGCGTTCGTGCTGCCGCTGCTGTGGATGGCGGTGGTGATCTCGGTGCTGGCGACCTTCTTACTGTATCGCCTGATCCAGCGCGGCAACCTGGTGCAGGTCACCAGTCTGTTCTATCTGATCCCGGCGGTGACCGCCCTGCTGGACTACCTGCTGCTCGGCCACGCGCTGGCGGCGCTGAGCCTGCTGGGCATGGCGGGCATCGTGCTCGGCGTGATGTTGGTTTTCCGCCGCGTATAA
- the dld gene encoding D-lactate dehydrogenase, whose product MQSGNQTFINQLKDIVGGPQLLTGDRNTERYRKGFRSGEGQALAVVFPTSLLQLWRILQACVAADKIVIMQAANTGLTEGSTPSGNDYDRDIVIVSTLRLDHIQVLDNGKQVVGFPGSTLHHLEKLLKPYGREPHSVIGSSCIGASVIGGVCNNSGGSLVKRGPAYTEMALYAQLGEDGQLRLVNHLGIRLGDTPEEILTRLEKGDYRPTDVEYGELRASDNEYASRVRDVDADTPSRFNADKRRLFEASGCAGKLAVFAVRLDTFEKEGKEQVFYIGTNDTAVLTELRRHMLSQFENLPVAGEYMHRDIFDIAEVYGKDTFMMIDKLGTDQMPRFFTLKGRMDASLNKLPLLPHNLTDRLMQGLSHLAPSHLPKRMKEYRERFEHHLLLKMAGPGVDEAQRYLTDYFAQAEGAFFACTPDEGKKAFLHRFAAAGAAVRYHAVHADKVEDILALDIALRRNDTDWFETLPPEIDSQLVHKLYYGHFMCHVFHQDYVVKKGVDSHALKEKMLEILNLRGAEYPAEHNVGHLYHAKADLQAFYRAADPTNSFNPGIGKTSKRKGWAEGPR is encoded by the coding sequence ATGCAGTCAGGCAATCAGACGTTTATCAATCAGCTCAAGGACATCGTCGGCGGCCCGCAGTTGTTGACCGGCGATCGCAACACCGAGCGGTATCGCAAGGGGTTCCGCTCCGGTGAAGGCCAGGCGCTGGCGGTGGTGTTTCCCACCAGCCTGCTGCAGCTGTGGCGCATTTTGCAGGCCTGCGTGGCCGCCGACAAAATCGTCATCATGCAGGCCGCCAATACCGGCCTGACCGAAGGATCAACCCCCAGCGGCAACGACTATGATCGCGACATCGTCATCGTCAGCACCCTGCGCCTCGACCATATTCAGGTGCTGGACAACGGCAAGCAGGTGGTCGGCTTCCCCGGCAGCACCCTGCACCACCTCGAGAAATTGCTCAAACCCTACGGCCGCGAACCGCATTCGGTGATCGGTTCCTCCTGCATCGGCGCCTCGGTGATCGGCGGCGTGTGCAACAACTCCGGCGGCTCGCTGGTGAAACGCGGCCCGGCCTACACCGAAATGGCGCTGTACGCCCAGCTAGGGGAAGACGGCCAGCTGCGCCTGGTGAACCATTTGGGCATCCGCCTCGGCGACACGCCGGAAGAGATCCTCACCCGGCTGGAAAAAGGTGACTATCGCCCGACAGACGTCGAATACGGCGAGCTGCGCGCCTCGGATAACGAGTACGCCAGCCGGGTGCGTGACGTCGATGCCGACACCCCTTCCCGCTTCAACGCCGACAAACGCCGCCTGTTCGAGGCATCCGGCTGCGCCGGTAAGCTGGCGGTGTTCGCGGTGCGGCTCGACACCTTCGAGAAAGAAGGCAAAGAGCAGGTGTTCTATATCGGCACCAACGACACCGCGGTGCTGACCGAACTGCGCCGCCACATGCTGAGCCAGTTCGAAAACCTGCCGGTGGCCGGTGAGTACATGCACCGCGATATCTTCGACATCGCCGAGGTGTACGGCAAAGACACCTTCATGATGATCGACAAGCTCGGCACCGATCAGATGCCGCGCTTCTTCACCCTGAAAGGCCGCATGGACGCCAGCCTCAACAAGCTGCCGCTGCTGCCGCACAACCTGACCGACCGGCTGATGCAGGGCCTGAGCCATCTGGCGCCGAGCCACCTGCCGAAGCGCATGAAGGAATACCGCGAACGTTTCGAACATCACCTGCTGCTGAAGATGGCCGGCCCCGGCGTAGACGAAGCGCAGCGCTACCTGACCGACTATTTCGCCCAGGCCGAAGGCGCTTTCTTCGCCTGCACGCCTGACGAAGGCAAAAAGGCCTTCCTGCACCGCTTCGCCGCCGCCGGCGCCGCCGTGCGCTACCATGCGGTGCACGCCGACAAGGTGGAGGATATTCTGGCGCTGGATATCGCCCTGCGCCGCAACGACACCGACTGGTTCGAAACCCTGCCGCCGGAGATCGACAGCCAGCTGGTGCATAAGCTGTATTACGGCCACTTTATGTGCCACGTTTTCCATCAGGACTACGTGGTGAAAAAGGGCGTCGACAGCCACGCGCTGAAGGAAAAGATGCTCGAGATCCTCAACCTGCGCGGCGCCGAATACCCGGCGGAGCATAACGTCGGCCACCTGTACCACGCCAAGGCAGATCTGCAGGCGTTCTACCGCGCCGCCGATCCGACCAACAGCTTCAACCCCGGCATCGGCAAAACCAGCAAACGCAAAGGCTGGGCCGAAGGCCCCCGCTAA
- a CDS encoding acyltransferase: MSSVITTRQAGIVGVDAGRNVTVVEPCNLYGCRLGDDVFVGPFVEIQRHVSIGARSKIQSHSFICEYVTLGEACFVGHGVTFANDLFKDGAPNADPASWGRTRVGDRVSIGSGATILAVEICSDAVIGAGAVVTRDITRKGIYAGNPARLLRELP; the protein is encoded by the coding sequence ATGTCATCCGTTATCACCACCCGCCAGGCGGGGATCGTCGGCGTCGACGCCGGGCGCAACGTCACCGTTGTCGAGCCCTGCAATCTGTACGGCTGCCGGCTCGGCGACGATGTCTTCGTCGGCCCGTTCGTGGAGATCCAGCGCCACGTCAGCATCGGCGCGCGCAGTAAAATTCAGTCGCACAGCTTTATCTGCGAATACGTCACCCTCGGCGAAGCGTGCTTTGTCGGCCACGGCGTCACCTTTGCCAACGATCTGTTCAAAGACGGCGCACCCAATGCCGATCCGGCCAGTTGGGGGCGCACACGCGTCGGCGATCGGGTATCCATCGGCTCCGGCGCCACGATCCTGGCGGTGGAGATCTGCAGCGACGCGGTGATCGGCGCCGGGGCGGTCGTAACCCGCGACATCACCCGCAAGGGGATTTATGCCGGCAACCCGGCGCGCCTGCTGCGGGAGCTGCCGTAA
- a CDS encoding FecCD family ABC transporter permease, whose product MNSPTRRFMLLAPLALSVLCGLMIWSLQLGSVALSWRQTMAALGLSSAPLSGMLDTIVVQLRVPRALLAALTGAGLAMTGALLQTTTRNELADPFLFGLSSGASAGAVLVITRFGDALGVLTLPLSAFAGGILSALAVMILFRVGRVRRAEQLIVCGLAVSFLFSALTSYLVFSGDQRAAGSVLFWSLGGLGLARWDNLFIPLASFVLLAGFTALRWRALDALLAGEQTAHSMGVNVARLRTETFLCCALSTAFLVSLTGVIGFVGLMVPYLARRLVGVRHRLSVPMCGLLGAMLLTGGDMLSRSLIPHQELPIGIITAGLGGAFIVSLLLRAER is encoded by the coding sequence ATGAACTCGCCGACCCGGCGGTTTATGCTGCTCGCACCGTTGGCGCTGTCGGTATTGTGCGGGTTAATGATCTGGAGCCTGCAGCTGGGCAGCGTCGCGCTGTCATGGCGGCAGACGATGGCGGCATTGGGGCTTTCATCGGCGCCCCTCTCCGGCATGCTGGATACCATCGTCGTGCAACTGCGGGTGCCCAGAGCCTTGCTGGCGGCCTTGACCGGCGCCGGGCTGGCGATGACCGGCGCGCTGCTGCAGACCACCACCCGCAATGAGCTGGCCGATCCTTTTTTGTTTGGGCTCTCCTCCGGCGCCTCCGCCGGTGCGGTGCTGGTCATCACGCGCTTCGGCGATGCGCTGGGCGTGCTGACCTTGCCACTGTCCGCTTTCGCCGGCGGCATTTTGTCCGCCTTGGCGGTGATGATCCTGTTTCGCGTCGGCCGGGTCAGGCGCGCCGAGCAGCTGATCGTTTGCGGCCTGGCGGTCTCGTTTTTGTTCAGCGCGCTCACCAGCTACCTGGTGTTTTCCGGCGATCAGCGGGCGGCCGGCTCGGTGTTGTTCTGGTCGCTCGGCGGGTTGGGGCTGGCGCGTTGGGATAATCTGTTCATTCCACTGGCGAGTTTCGTGCTGCTGGCCGGGTTTACGGCGCTGCGTTGGCGGGCGCTGGACGCGTTGCTGGCGGGCGAACAAACCGCCCATTCGATGGGGGTCAACGTGGCGCGGCTGCGCACCGAGACCTTTCTGTGCTGCGCACTGTCCACGGCGTTTCTCGTTTCGCTGACGGGCGTGATCGGCTTTGTCGGGCTGATGGTGCCTTATCTGGCCCGGCGCCTGGTGGGCGTGCGCCACCGTTTATCCGTGCCTATGTGCGGCCTACTGGGGGCGATGTTGCTGACCGGCGGCGACATGCTCAGCCGCAGTCTGATCCCCCATCAGGAGCTGCCCATCGGCATCATTACGGCGGGGCTGGGGGGCGCGTTCATCGTGTCCTTGCTGCTGCGTGCGGAACGATGA
- a CDS encoding DUF1460 domain-containing protein: MNQNKVVLLMLAIAMSGCAERPAAVSPATPPTDVTVSPSGAQPEMDASTRSKLREILALRADWPAAQPHGRTVDLISREFLGTPYLANRLIGSQSTPEKLVIDFRGLDCFTYIDYVEALSTARSEGEFVQRLVDIRYVDGKIAFPQRKHFFTDWAQRPHQVAEDITAQLSPHAVTLVKTLNRKADGSSYLPGLPNVQRSVTYIPSDNVDDKVLAQLHTGDYIGIYTNLDGLDVTHTGIFVMTDNGPVLRNASSRKANMQVVDSPFMDYVMATPGIVVLRSLSR; encoded by the coding sequence ATGAACCAGAACAAGGTTGTTTTACTGATGTTAGCTATCGCCATGAGCGGATGCGCCGAGCGCCCTGCCGCCGTCTCCCCCGCGACGCCGCCGACCGACGTCACCGTTTCGCCGTCGGGCGCGCAGCCGGAGATGGACGCCAGCACCCGCAGCAAGCTGCGTGAGATCCTCGCGCTGCGCGCCGATTGGCCCGCCGCACAGCCGCATGGCCGCACCGTCGATTTGATTTCGCGCGAGTTTCTCGGCACGCCCTATCTCGCCAACCGCCTGATCGGCTCGCAGAGCACGCCCGAGAAGTTGGTGATCGACTTCCGCGGGCTGGATTGCTTCACCTACATCGATTATGTGGAAGCGCTCAGCACCGCTCGCAGCGAGGGCGAGTTCGTACAGCGTCTGGTAGACATTCGCTACGTCGACGGCAAAATCGCCTTCCCGCAGCGCAAACACTTCTTCACCGACTGGGCGCAGCGGCCGCACCAGGTGGCCGAAGACATCACCGCGCAGCTCAGCCCGCACGCCGTCACCCTCGTGAAAACCCTCAACCGCAAGGCGGACGGCAGCAGCTACCTGCCCGGTTTGCCCAACGTACAACGCAGCGTGACCTATATCCCCAGCGACAACGTCGACGACAAGGTGCTGGCCCAGCTGCACACCGGCGATTACATCGGTATTTACACCAACCTGGACGGGCTGGATGTGACCCACACCGGCATCTTCGTGATGACCGACAACGGTCCGGTGCTGCGCAACGCCTCTTCGCGCAAGGCCAACATGCAGGTGGTCGATTCGCCCTTTATGGATTACGTGATGGCTACGCCGGGCATCGTGGTGCTGCGTTCGCTCAGCCGATAA
- a CDS encoding Yip1 family protein, giving the protein MVSHVWGLLAHPSAEFEQIKSENESVSHLYTHHVLLLAAIPVVCAFIGTTQLGWLSGEGHAIRLDMFTALYTAVAFYLLMLAGVAAMGKVIHWMARRYESRPSLHRCMVFAGYVATPMFLSGIVALYPVVWLCLFVGIIGLCYSGYLLNLGIPHFLNIDSKEGFIFSSSTFAIGILLLELLLGVTVLLWGYGSWLF; this is encoded by the coding sequence ATGGTCAGTCATGTTTGGGGACTTCTGGCGCATCCCAGCGCCGAGTTCGAACAGATCAAAAGCGAGAATGAAAGCGTCTCGCACCTATACACCCATCACGTGTTGCTCTTGGCAGCCATCCCGGTGGTCTGCGCCTTTATCGGCACCACCCAGTTGGGCTGGCTCTCCGGCGAGGGACATGCCATCAGGCTCGACATGTTTACCGCGCTTTATACCGCCGTGGCGTTTTACCTGCTGATGCTGGCGGGTGTAGCGGCCATGGGGAAAGTCATTCACTGGATGGCGCGGCGTTATGAATCGCGCCCCAGCCTGCACCGCTGCATGGTGTTCGCCGGCTACGTGGCGACCCCGATGTTCCTCAGCGGGATTGTGGCGCTCTATCCGGTCGTCTGGCTGTGTCTGTTTGTCGGCATTATCGGCCTGTGCTATTCGGGCTATCTGCTGAATCTGGGGATCCCGCACTTCCTGAATATCGACAGTAAGGAAGGGTTCATCTTCTCCAGCTCGACCTTCGCTATCGGTATCCTGTTGCTCGAGCTGCTGCTTGGGGTGACGGTGCTGCTGTGGGGGTACGGTTCCTGGTTGTTCTGA
- the map gene encoding type I methionyl aminopeptidase, with translation MKQIVIKTPEEIAKMRHSGALLAKVFAMLDEVIVEGISTMEINDRAEAFIVDELKSRPASKGQYDFPYVLNTSIDDVVCHGVPSASKILRSGMIINVDITLENGGYIADSSKMYCVGQVTPLAKRLVNNVYESMWQGIRAVKPGATLGDIGHAVQRHAEQAGYSIVREYCGHGIGRDMHEEPAVLHYGQPGSGLVLQEGMVFTIEPMINQGDRRIKQKKDGWTVVTRDKKLSAQWEHTVAVTADGVEILTLRDEERRAGYAERY, from the coding sequence GTGAAACAGATTGTGATCAAAACGCCGGAAGAGATTGCCAAAATGCGCCATTCCGGCGCCCTGCTGGCCAAAGTGTTTGCTATGCTCGATGAGGTCATCGTCGAAGGCATCTCCACCATGGAGATCAACGACCGCGCCGAGGCGTTTATCGTCGACGAGCTGAAGTCGCGCCCGGCCAGCAAGGGGCAGTATGATTTCCCCTATGTGCTCAACACCTCAATCGACGACGTGGTGTGCCACGGGGTGCCATCGGCCAGCAAAATCCTGCGTTCCGGCATGATTATCAACGTAGACATCACGCTGGAAAACGGCGGCTATATCGCCGACTCCAGCAAGATGTACTGCGTCGGCCAGGTGACACCGCTGGCCAAACGGCTGGTGAACAACGTCTATGAATCGATGTGGCAAGGCATTCGCGCAGTAAAACCGGGCGCTACCCTGGGGGATATCGGCCATGCCGTCCAGCGGCATGCCGAGCAGGCCGGCTACAGCATCGTGCGTGAGTATTGCGGCCACGGCATCGGCCGCGATATGCATGAAGAGCCGGCGGTGCTGCACTACGGCCAACCCGGCAGCGGTCTGGTGCTGCAGGAAGGCATGGTGTTCACCATCGAGCCGATGATCAACCAGGGCGACCGCCGCATCAAGCAGAAGAAAGACGGCTGGACGGTGGTGACGCGCGACAAAAAACTGTCGGCGCAGTGGGAGCACACCGTGGCGGTCACCGCCGACGGCGTGGAGATCCTGACGCTGCGCGACGAAGAGCGCCGGGCCGGCTACGCCGAGCGCTACTAA
- a CDS encoding GNAT family N-acetyltransferase, whose amino-acid sequence MTPAIRIAAIEALPDDYLTRGDFGFTIRCYALPQFDTPVDSWPTHPVAPFRKQYPLAPFANEDSATFLAYRQDDAVGHITLSKNWNGYTLIDEIAVSAHARRQGIAGALLDCAKQWARQQETSGMMLETQNNNLAACRCYQHYGFILGGIDRLLYRAEPEIADHEIALFWYLPFNSEIGY is encoded by the coding sequence ATGACCCCGGCCATCCGCATCGCAGCCATTGAGGCGCTGCCCGATGATTACCTGACGCGCGGCGATTTCGGCTTTACCATCCGCTGTTACGCCCTGCCGCAGTTCGACACGCCGGTCGACAGCTGGCCAACCCACCCGGTGGCGCCGTTTCGCAAGCAGTATCCCCTGGCGCCGTTCGCCAACGAAGACAGCGCGACCTTCCTGGCGTATCGCCAGGACGACGCCGTTGGCCACATCACGCTGAGCAAAAACTGGAACGGTTATACCCTGATTGACGAGATCGCCGTCAGCGCTCACGCGCGCCGTCAGGGCATCGCCGGGGCGCTGCTGGACTGCGCCAAACAGTGGGCGCGGCAGCAGGAAACCTCGGGTATGATGCTCGAAACGCAGAACAACAATCTGGCCGCCTGTCGCTGCTACCAGCATTACGGGTTTATTCTCGGCGGCATCGACCGTTTGCTGTACCGCGCCGAGCCGGAGATCGCCGATCACGAAATCGCGCTGTTCTGGTATTTGCCGTTCAATAGCGAAATCGGTTACTGA